In one Candidatus Binatia bacterium genomic region, the following are encoded:
- a CDS encoding Rieske (2Fe-2S) protein: protein MSEKDAGQEPNPERRGALVWLVRGFLALWAPAAAGMAASFLKAPSPENRPGEKILRGGPMSSIAVGDARLVRHGTDPVYVVRVSEEQVVAVSAICTHLRCVVRWNRDTGTFRCPCHDGAFDRGGNVLSGPPKKPLQQFSAEVRADEIVIHT from the coding sequence GTGAGCGAAAAGGACGCCGGCCAGGAGCCCAACCCCGAACGTCGCGGCGCCCTCGTGTGGCTGGTCCGCGGATTTCTCGCCCTCTGGGCCCCCGCGGCGGCCGGCATGGCCGCCTCCTTCCTGAAAGCTCCGTCGCCCGAGAACCGGCCCGGCGAGAAGATCCTCCGCGGGGGACCGATGTCGTCGATCGCCGTGGGGGATGCCCGGCTGGTGCGTCACGGCACCGATCCGGTCTACGTGGTGCGCGTTTCCGAGGAGCAGGTCGTGGCCGTCTCGGCGATCTGCACCCATCTTCGATGCGTGGTCCGGTGGAACCGCGACACCGGCACGTTCCGCTGCCCCTGTCATGACGGCGCGTTCGATCGCGGCGGCAACGTGCTCTCCGGCCCGCCGAAGAAGCCGCTTCAGCAATTCTCCGCCGAGGTCCGGGCGGACGAGATCGTCATTCACACCTGA
- a CDS encoding cytochrome b N-terminal domain-containing protein, with protein MPRNRGGLLGWLEARVNLTEIVSFLTVFGLLPVELDSRKPLKEALREAMAQPLPSYARWPQVIGVLSFILFVILAVTGTMLAFYYQPTADVAHSSVTLIARDISFGNLTHQVHHWAAVLFLILLAARVIRFFFARLYHQGREVVWVVAVLTFVAAAIADLTGRLLPWDARGYWTTVRAREVTDALPILGPFTSFLVGGSGLDSLVLTRYYVLHVVVFPLLLIGLFYLHFSSVRRVGLSRNEPSGSGAAPTPVGPRALQVVTYDLILLIILMVGALLTFAVLAPYPFDVAADPFTTPPNARPPWYLLAPHALLEAFPAWVPRPVRGILPEAVLLAVILVPMIDRGTVTDERRRKLFRNVGYAVLAVWVLLTLIGWMLEVRR; from the coding sequence GTGCCAAGGAATCGCGGCGGCCTTCTCGGCTGGCTGGAAGCCCGTGTCAATCTGACGGAGATCGTTTCCTTCCTCACGGTGTTCGGTCTGCTCCCCGTGGAGCTGGACTCGAGGAAGCCGCTGAAGGAAGCGCTGCGCGAGGCGATGGCGCAGCCGCTCCCTTCGTACGCGCGCTGGCCCCAGGTGATCGGCGTCCTCTCCTTCATCCTGTTCGTGATCCTGGCGGTCACCGGGACGATGCTCGCGTTCTACTACCAGCCCACGGCGGACGTGGCCCATTCCTCGGTGACGCTGATCGCGCGCGACATCTCGTTCGGCAACCTGACGCATCAGGTCCATCACTGGGCGGCGGTGCTCTTCCTGATCCTCCTGGCGGCGCGGGTGATCCGCTTCTTCTTCGCGCGGCTCTACCACCAGGGGCGGGAAGTGGTCTGGGTCGTCGCCGTGCTCACCTTCGTGGCCGCGGCGATCGCCGACCTGACGGGGCGGCTGTTGCCCTGGGACGCGCGCGGGTACTGGACGACCGTGCGCGCGCGCGAGGTGACCGATGCGCTGCCGATCCTCGGTCCCTTCACTTCGTTCCTCGTGGGCGGTAGCGGTCTCGACTCGCTGGTGCTGACGCGCTACTACGTGCTGCACGTCGTGGTCTTCCCGCTGCTTCTGATCGGGCTCTTCTATCTCCACTTCTCGAGCGTGCGGCGGGTGGGGCTCTCGCGCAACGAGCCGTCCGGCTCGGGGGCGGCCCCGACCCCCGTCGGTCCGCGCGCGCTCCAGGTGGTGACCTACGACCTCATCCTGCTCATCATTCTCATGGTCGGGGCGCTGCTCACGTTCGCCGTGCTGGCGCCGTATCCCTTCGACGTCGCCGCCGATCCCTTCACGACGCCCCCCAACGCGCGCCCGCCGTGGTACCTCCTCGCGCCCCACGCCCTGTTGGAGGCGTTCCCGGCGTGGGTGCCGCGGCCGGTCCGGGGCATCCTGCCCGAGGCGGTGCTGCTGGCCGTGATCCTGGTCCCGATGATCGATCGCGGGACGGTCACCGACGAGCGGCGGCGGAAGCTGTTCCGGAATGTCGGCTACGCGGTGCTCGCCGTGTGGGTGCTCCTGACCT